Proteins encoded in a region of the Bacillus marinisedimentorum genome:
- a CDS encoding TVP38/TMEM64 family protein: MAALGDYAFVLSVILNIIISVLGVVPSFFITAANIQFFGFENGLILSILGEALGAIVSFYLYRKGIKKLLDTKRIKNKYMTELTKSNGIKAFFLIVALRIFPFIPSGIVTLAGAISKIGIINFSFASTIGKIPSLVIEAYSIHQVLIWNWEGKVILGLFSLVTIWFIYRKSRIKQISN, from the coding sequence TTGGCGGCATTAGGTGATTATGCATTTGTATTAAGTGTTATATTGAATATTATTATTAGTGTTCTCGGTGTTGTACCAAGCTTTTTCATTACTGCCGCCAATATACAGTTCTTTGGTTTTGAAAATGGATTGATATTATCCATTTTAGGGGAAGCACTTGGAGCAATCGTTAGTTTTTATCTATATCGCAAAGGCATAAAAAAACTATTGGATACAAAAAGAATAAAAAACAAATACATGACTGAATTAACGAAATCAAATGGTATAAAAGCATTTTTTTTGATTGTTGCCCTTAGAATATTTCCATTTATTCCATCGGGTATCGTGACGTTAGCGGGTGCAATAAGTAAAATTGGTATTATCAATTTTTCCTTTGCCAGCACAATAGGAAAAATACCTTCACTTGTGATAGAAGCATATTCTATTCATCAGGTCTTGATATGGAATTGGGAAGGAAAAGTAATCTTAGGTTTGTTTTCATTAGTAACAATATGGTTTATATATAGGAAAAGCAGAATAAAGCAAATCAGCAATTAA
- a CDS encoding DUF3886 domain-containing protein, with translation MQKRKNSRTREKEQEKGLLKDHLQGDILTKLQEKKKELKAKEEDERRQQLEQRRREREEREKNKSFEELLDESGLDWKEFK, from the coding sequence GTGCAGAAGCGAAAAAACAGCCGAACGAGAGAGAAGGAACAGGAAAAAGGGTTATTAAAAGATCATCTGCAAGGTGATATCCTGACGAAATTGCAGGAAAAGAAAAAAGAGTTGAAGGCAAAGGAAGAAGATGAGCGCCGGCAGCAGCTGGAACAACGCCGCCGCGAGCGGGAAGAACGGGAAAAGAACAAGTCGTTTGAGGAACTGCTGGACGAAAGCGGTCTTGACTGGAAAGAATTCAAATAA
- a CDS encoding iron-sulfur cluster biosynthesis family protein, whose amino-acid sequence MKITVSECAAERLAGVAGSSGDSYFKLIYDTEGCGCGVDGTAALTLTREKEGLDEVFPAGPFTFLVARHDMIYFDERLTIDCRAGGHSLLLKSPERIITPNLNLRLQEKDE is encoded by the coding sequence ATGAAGATTACAGTGTCGGAATGTGCAGCTGAGAGGCTCGCTGGCGTTGCCGGCAGTTCCGGAGACAGCTATTTCAAGCTTATCTATGATACGGAAGGCTGCGGGTGCGGTGTCGATGGAACGGCCGCCCTCACCCTTACCAGGGAAAAAGAGGGACTCGATGAAGTGTTCCCGGCAGGCCCTTTTACATTTTTGGTCGCCAGGCATGACATGATTTATTTTGATGAGCGATTGACGATCGACTGCCGGGCAGGCGGCCATAGCCTTCTATTGAAAAGCCCTGAGCGTATCATCACCCCCAACTTGAACTTGCGGCTCCAGGAAAAGGACGAATGA
- a CDS encoding CDGSH iron-sulfur domain-containing protein, producing MSDVKLKVMDNGPLLVNGDFEVVDVEGNAFETKNSVSLCRCGLSGNKPFCDGAHRGQFDSKVRAEQE from the coding sequence ATGAGTGATGTTAAACTTAAAGTAATGGATAACGGTCCTCTTCTTGTCAATGGTGATTTTGAAGTTGTCGATGTGGAAGGGAATGCATTTGAAACCAAAAACTCGGTCTCGCTTTGCCGCTGCGGTTTATCCGGGAACAAGCCGTTTTGCGACGGCGCACACCGCGGCCAATTCGATTCAAAGGTCCGGGCCGAACAGGAGTAG
- a CDS encoding TVP38/TMEM64 family protein: MKRKIYLLLGAAGVLAVLAIINRYAFAADPEVLRKWILSFGIFSSAVYIVILAVRPLTLFPASVVTVMGGLAFGPVKGFFYTLAGALLGAAMSYLVVEKFNWKLNVTSSSSRLASLKERVEKRGFYYLLMLRILPVLNFDLVSYGSAAAHIPFRRYMAATFLGIIPGTVAYTFLGSSIITGDVELLVIAALILALLSLFARFLAKKRKGIPE; this comes from the coding sequence ATGAAGCGCAAGATTTATTTACTGCTGGGGGCTGCGGGCGTCCTGGCAGTGCTGGCTATAATAAACCGGTATGCTTTCGCGGCGGACCCGGAGGTATTGAGAAAGTGGATACTCTCGTTCGGCATATTTTCTTCCGCCGTATATATCGTGATTCTGGCAGTTCGGCCGCTGACCCTTTTCCCTGCCTCGGTTGTGACAGTTATGGGCGGCCTGGCATTCGGTCCGGTCAAAGGTTTTTTTTATACGCTCGCAGGGGCGTTGCTGGGCGCCGCCATGTCGTATCTGGTTGTGGAAAAATTCAACTGGAAATTGAATGTCACTTCATCTTCATCCAGGCTGGCAAGCCTTAAAGAACGGGTGGAGAAGCGCGGCTTTTATTATCTATTGATGCTGAGGATATTGCCGGTATTGAATTTTGACCTTGTCAGCTACGGTTCGGCAGCAGCCCACATCCCGTTCCGGCGGTATATGGCTGCAACGTTCCTCGGCATCATCCCGGGAACGGTTGCATATACATTTCTCGGCAGCAGCATCATCACAGGGGATGTTGAGCTGCTCGTGATAGCTGCATTGATTCTTGCCTTACTCAGCCTTTTCGCCCGTTTCCTCGCCAAAAAAAGAAAAGGCATTCCGGAATGA